The DNA sequence GAGTGATTGTACACATAGATCAATCCGGCTAACATAAATAATGATCCAACGAATGTATATACGAAGAATTTCGTAGTGAATTCGAATCTTTTATTCTCTTGTCCCCAAAGTCCGGCAATGAACCAAATTGGAATCAAAGTTACTTCCCAGAAAATGTAGAATAACAATCCGTCTAAAGAAGTAAACACTCCTACAAGTCCGAACTGCATCAACAGAATCAACCCGTAGAATGTATTTCTATAGTTTACATTTTCGTTGAAAGATGATAAAATAATGATTGGAGCCAGAATATTGGTCAATAATAAAAGAAGCATGCTCATCCCATCGATACCGAAGTGAAGAGAACTCTTCATAAATTGTGACCAAGGATAATTGATTTCGTGCTGCAATACACTATCTACCGTCGGAGTAAAATCGAAATCCGAAAGTATATAAAATGTAAGAAGCATTTGTACCAATGCAATTCCCAGTGCCAAATATTTGCTGGAATTACTCTTCCATGCAAAAACTAATCCCGAACCTACTAGAGGTAATAGTAATAATGTTAATAATAAACAAGACATTATTATTGTAATAAAAAGTTAACAATTAATATAATTCCCACAGCTAAAGACATGATAAGAATATACGTCTCTACATTTCCGTTTTGAACACGCTTCATAGCTTTTCCGCTGTCTTCAGCACCATCACCTACAAAGTTTACAAAACGGTCTAAGATACCCTTATCAAACATCTTTCCTCCGCGTCCTAATCCTTCAACAGTTTTTACAATCAATGCGTTGTAAAGTTCGTCAACATATAATTTCTTAGCAGAAAGCTTTTCCCATCCGGTGTAGTTTTCTTCTGCAACAGCCATTTTTTTCTTTTTCACGTAGGTATTTCTAACGATAAACCATACAGAGAAGAACATAAGTACTGTAGCTGCTAATAAGATCATTTCAGTATTGAAAGGCACTCCTGAAAGAGTAGCTTCCATCTGGCTGTAGCTTTGTTCAGTAAGAACTGGCTTTAACCATTCCATCAGTTTAGCATAATGCCCGTGACCGATGAAGTGTGGCAGGTTGATAAAACCTCCGATTACAGAAAGGATTGCCAATACGATCAATGGTAATGTCATATTTGACGGACTTTCGTGTAAGTGGTGTTTTTGTTCTTCAGTACCTCTGAATTCACCGTGGAATGTCAAATAATACAGTCTGAACATATATGTTGCAGTGATTGCCGCTAAAACAAATAAGATTACCCAGTAGATAGGGTTTTTAGCGAAAGCTGCTACTAAAATTTCGTCTTTAGAGATCATCCCTGATAATAAAGGGAAACCTGAGATGGCTAATGTCCCGATAAGGAATGTAGCGTGGGTAAGAGGAATATATTTTTTAAGCCCTCCCATGAAACGCATATCCTGCTCGTTGCTCATTGCATGGATTACAGAACCTGCACCTAAGAATAACAAAGCTTTAAAGAATGCGTGTGTCATTACGTGGAACATCGCTGTTGTATATGCTCCAAGACCTAAAGCAATGAACATAAATCCAAGCTGTGAAACGGTAGAGTAAGCTAATACTTTTTTGATGTCGTTCTGACGAAGTGCATAGAATCCAGCTAAAGCCGCTGTTAAGAATCCGATGAATAAAATTCCTCCCTGTACTGTAGGGGCTAAAGTAAATAAGAAGTTTGATCTTACTACTAAATAAATCCCTGCCGTTACCATCGTTGCCGCGTGGATCAAGGCTGATACAGGAGTTGGTCCGGCCATCGCATCCGGTAACCATGTATATAATGGAACCTGAGCAGATTTACCGGTAGCACCGATGAATAAACTCGCTGTGATAAAAATAATCACTGTTCCGTCCAATTCAAATTTTGAAGCGTTTTCTGCTACAGAAAGATAATCTACAGCATTGGTCTGAGAAGCAATCATGAAAATACCGATCAATAACGCAAGGTCACCAATTCTGTTCATGATGAAAGCTTTTCTTGCTGCTTTACCGTATTCTTCGTTGGTATACCAGAATCCGATCAACAGGTAAGAACAAAGACCTACACCTTCCCATCCGATGAATAGGATAAGGTAGTTGCTTCCCATTACTAAAAGTAACATAGAGAAGATGAAAAGATTCAGGTAAGTAAAGAACTTATAGAACCCTTTGTCATGACTCATATATCCGATAGAGTATAAGTGGATCAGTGAACCGATACCCGTAATGATCATCACCATCATTAAAGAAAGCTGATCAATCTGAAATCCAAAATTGATTTGAACTCCATTTACTCTAAACCATTCAAAAGCTTTTACGATTACAGGCTGGCTTTCAGAATTAAAATTCATAAAAAGACTTACAGCGATACAGAATGATCCGAAAACCATTGCCGTAGCCAAAGATCCAACCAATATTTTTGGAAGATTTTTCCCGAATAAACCGTTAATAAGAAACCCTAAAAGTGGTAAAAGTACTATTGCATATACTAGATTCTCCATTCTTATCCTCTTAATTTATTAAATATACTCACATCTACAGAACGGGTATTTCTATACAGCATAGCAATAATTGCCAAACCTACTGCTACTTCAGCAGCAGCCACTACCATAATGAAGAAAACTAAAAGTTGTCCGTCGCCGTTGCCTTTATACGCTGAAAAAGCTGCCAATAAAAGGTTTACAGAATTCAGCATAAGCTCTACACAGCCCAGAATCACAATAGCATTTTTTCTAAGCAATACTCCCATTACTCCCAGACAGAACAATACTGATGAAAGAATGATGAAGTAGTCCAAAGGGATGCTTTGTATAAATGTATTTACTTCTCCCATAATTTTATAAATCTTTTTTACCGATTAATACCGCGCCTACAATACCTGCCAGAATTAGGATGGAAGCAAGCTCAAACGGTAAAACATATTCATTAAACAAAAGTCTACCCAGATTTTTCGTAAGACCGATACCTCTGTCTACATTTTCAACCACAATGTGTTTGTCCTGTACGCCCCTGAAAACTCCCAATACACCTACTAAAAGAAGACCTGCTGTAAAAACTCCAACAAACTTTAAAGTATTGTTCTTCTTACTTTCGTCTCCTTTATTAAGGTTAAGCATCATCAGGATGTAAAGGAAAAGTACCATGATGGCACCTGCGTACACTATAATCTGGATAATTGCAAGGAACTGTGCATTTAAAAGAACGTACATACCTGCAATTGAAAACATCGTAACAATTAATGACAAAATAGCATAGAGAGGATTTCTTGCAAATACAAAATACACTGCACTTGCCACTGCTAAAAACGCCACCAAGAAAAATAAAAACTGATCCATTATTTTACCGCATTTTTTTGTTTCTCGGATTGTCTTGTGGTGATATCAATCCTTTCATTTATTTTTTCAACTAATTTATCTTTTCCATAGATGAAAGAACCTCTGTTGGTTTCTACGTCTACCAGTCTGTCTGTAAGATAGATGGCAGATTTAGGACAAGCTTCTTCACACATACCGCAGAAAATACATCTCAGCATATTGATTTCATATACTGAAGCATATTTCTCTTCTCTGTAAAGACCTTTTTCCTCTTTAGTTCTTTCAGCAGCCGTCATTGTAATGGCTTCTGCAGGACAAGCTACCGCACAAAGTCCGCAAGCGGTACATCTTTCTCTGCCTTCTTCGTCTCTTTTCAAAACGTGCTGGCCTCTCCAGATGGTTGTTCTTGGCTTCTGTACTTCCGGATACGAATATACTGCGGGAGCACCTTTTATCACGGTTCTTACAGCATGCTTAAATGTAATCCCCATCCCTGTAAAGATAGCAGGTAAGTAGATTTTTTCAGCAAGGGTCATTTCTTTATTGGAAACAACTTTTGATCTGTTTGTAAGTTTCATTTATTTAATTTTTTTAGGCTGAACTTGTATCCAGCATTAAAAATATATTCTTATCTCTTAGTTTGCAAATGCTAAAATTACAGCTCCTGTAATTAATAGGTTTACCAATGCCATTGGGATTAATGTTTTCCATCCTAAGTGCATTAACTGGTCATATCTGAATCTTGGAAGCGTCCATCTGATCCACATGAAGATCAGAATTCCGATGACAGTCTTCGTTAAGAATGCTACGATACTCAGGATTCCTGCAGTGTTCTCACCCCAGTTCTGAGTTACCCATTCAATACCAGGATAGTTGTATCCTCCGAAGAAAAGAACGACCATGAATGCATTGGAAATAAACATGTTCACGTATTCCCCGAACATATATAAACCTAATTTCATGGAAGAGTATTCTGTAGAGTATCCTGTTACCAATTCAGATTCACACTCAGGTAAATCGAACGGGTGTCTGTTGGTTTCAGCTAAAGCTGCTACAAAGAAAACAAGGAAAGCGATCGGCTGGTAGAAAATATTCCAGTTCAGTCCGGAAACCCAAGGAATGACTCCCCATAATTTCCCAGTAGTCTGGCTTTCTGTAATTTCTTTTAAATCTAAACTTCCTGTCATCATAATGATAGAAAGAAGCGCTAATCCCATTGCCAATTCGTAAGAAATCATCTGAGAAGAAGCACGGATAGCACCTAGTAATGAATATTTGTTGTTCGAAGCCCAACCTCCGATCATAATTCCGTAAACCCCGATTGAAGCCATTCCGATGATGAAAAGTACACCAACATCAATGTTAGCAACCTGAAGATCAAAAGAAGTACCTGCAATATTTAAACTTTTACCCCAAGGAATAACAGCTCCTGTAATTAATGAAATAAACATTACCAAAGCAGGTCCTAATACGAAAAGGAATTTTTCTGCATTGGCCGGCGTAAAGTCTTCTTTGAAGAAAAACTTTCCACCATCAGCAAGAGGCTGCAGCAATCCGAAAGGTCCGGCTCTGTTGGGACCAATTCTATCCTGCATGATAGAGGCTACTTTTCTTTCTGCCCAGGTAGAGTAGGCTGCAATCGTAAGCGACAGCAGGAAAAGTGCTAGTACAAGTATAAGTTTAAATGTAAGTAAATCCATCCTGAATTTTAGATTTTAGATTTTAAATTATAGATTTTGCATTCATTTAAAATCTATAATTTAAAATTTATAATTTATGATAATTTTTCGTCTTTTTCACTGATTTCTTTCGCCATAGGATTGTCTAAAACTCTTAGCTCATCCTTAGGTTTTTCGTAGTGGTTCAATGAAATTACAGAGTGTCTGTCGATATGTCTAGGACCTTCGATGTTCCAGTCTGATAATGCTTTTCTTTCAAAACGGCATGTATCGCAGATGAATTCTTCCACTTCACCCCACTGATCTTTTCTGGCAGTTACTCTTACGATTTCGTCACCTTTCATCCATACTACAGCTTTTCCGGAACACTTATCACATTTACAAGAAGCGTTCATTGGTTTTGTAAACCATACTCTGCTTGCAAAACGGGCTGTTCTGTCTGTTAATGCTCCTACCGGACAAACGTCGATAATATTTCCGATGAAGTCATTGTCTAAAGCTTTATTTAAATAAGTTGAAATTTCAGCGTGATCTCCTCTGAAAAGAATACCGTGTTCTCTTGTTTCTGTAAGCTGGTTGGCTGTCAGTACACATCTTGCGCAAAGAATACAACGGTTCATGTTCAATTTGATGTTTGGTCCAAGATCATCAGCTTCGTAAGTATTTCTTTCAAATTCTGTTCTTGTACTCTCTACACCATGCTCATATCCTAAGTCCTGAAGATGACATTCTCCTGCCTGGTCACAGATAGGGCAGTCCAGCGGGTGATTCACCAATAAGAACTCGGTAACCGCTTTTCTTCCTTCCTGGGCTTTCTCAGAAGTAAGGTTTTTTACTTCCATCCCATCCATTACGTTAGTTCTGCAGCTTGCCACTAATTTCGGCATAGGACGAGGATCTGCTTCAGACCCTTTAGAAACTTCCACAAGACATGTTCTACATCTCCCTCCACTGGTCTCTAATTTGCTGTAGTAGCACATAGCGGGAGGTACAGATTTTCCACCGATTTGTCTTGCTGCTTCCAGAATGGAAGTACCAGGCATCACTTCAGTAGTCTGTCCGTCTATAGTTATTTTGAATTTTTTAACTTCTTCGCTCATATGATATGCTTTAAGCTTTATGCGTTAAGCAATAGGCTTTGTTATTTATATTTCTTAGTATTAAATGTATATCCAATTCCTCCCAGAACCTGTCCGAAAACAAAATCCTGGCGTGCTTTGTCCGGCTTATTATTCAACGTGGTTTTGATGTCCCACATATTGATATATCCTGCTTTTCCTTCTAATCTCAGCATCCAGTTTTTCCAGAAAACCAAGTTAAGACTGGATCTGATATCGGTTCCCATACCTGCAACGTGAAAACGGTCACTTCTCTCATTTCCAAAAAGCTTTACATTACTCTTCGGAAACATAAACCCAATCCCAGCTCCATAAGACCATACCAAATCTATATTTTTCTTATGAACAAGATTTTTGTATTTCTCAAGACCTAAGTTTTCATAGTTTAGTCCGTCTGTATGTTCAAAAGTAAGGAACTTCTCATCTGCAAGGTTAACCTGCCCGTTTTGAACCATTGCTGCGTATTCAGGATCTGAAATATGACCTTTGAAACCTACTGTCTGGTTCTGATCCATTACATATTTCATATGGTCTATCCCAAGTACCAATGCTAGATTGTCTTTGATAAAATATCCTATTCTGAAATTATACTGTGTTACCGTGAACCAGCTTGGATCAAAATAGACAATTCCAAATTTTGTAGGTCTGTCCTGTGCCGTTACGTTATTCAGTTGAAAATCATATCCGTTTCCGGTAAAATGGATATCAGAATTGCTGTAAGCCGCTCTGTTCCATCCATAAAATACGAAAACCTGACCTTTCTTGCTTAATGGTAAAGGCTTTTCCTTTCTTTCAGCTTTAATCTGCTGTTTTTCACTCGCTACATATGACAAATCCTCTTCAAAGGATCTATTATAATTTGTTGTATCTGTTTTCTTATTCTGTGCAAATACAAAATTCGACATCATTAAGCCGACAACCAATAACTTTTTCATTTTACCTATGCGTTCTTTTCAACAGCCGGAATAGGATCTGCATAATGTGCCAATCCATAGTTTTGTGTCTGAGATAACTCAGGGTTTTTCACGTGCCACTCAAATTCATCTCTGAAGTGACGGATTGCTGCTGCAACCGGCCAGGCTGCTGCATCACCCAACGGACAAATCGTGTTTCCTTCGATTTTTCTCTGGATATCCCAAAGTAGATCGATATCTTCCATTTTTCCTTCTCCTTTCTCGATTTTCTTCAAAATCTTGTACATCCATCCTGTTCCTTCGCGGCAAGGCGTACATTGTCCACAGCTTTCGTGATTGTAGAATCTCGCTAAAGTCATAGTGTGTTCTACAATACACTGGTCTTCATCCAAAACGATGAAACCTCCTGAACCCATCATTGTTCCGGTAGCGAAACCACCGTCTGCCAATGACTCATAGTTCATATATCTTGGCTCTCCGTTCACTGTTCTCAGCAATAGATTAGCTGGAACAATAGGAACAGAACTTCCTCCAGGAATACAAGCCTTTAATCTTTTACCATCTTTGATACCACCGCAATATTCATCAGAATAGATGAATTCTTCCACGGTAATAGTCATATCAATTTCGTATACACCAGGTTTGTTGATGTTTCCACAAGCAGAAATCAATTTCGTACCTGTAGATCTTCCCACTCCGATTTTAGCATATTCAGCACCTGTAATATCAATAATTGGAACAATTGCCGCAATAGATTCAACGTTATTTACTACCGTTGGTCTTTCCCAAAGTCCTTTTACAGCCGGGAATGGTGGTTTTAATCTTGGGTTACCTCTTTTTCCTTCAAGAGATTCAAGCAATGCGGTTTCTTCACCACAGATATATGCTCCACCACCTCTCTGAACATAAATTTCACAATCGAAACCTGTTCCCAGGATATTTTTACCTAAAAATCCTGCTGCTTTGGCTTCTTCAATAGCTTCTTCAAGGATATCCGGAATCCATGAATATTCTCCACGGATGTAGATATAAGAAACATTAGAACCTAAACAGTAAGATGAGATCAGCATTCCCTCGATCAATACATGAGGAAGGAACTCCATTAAATATCTGTCCTTGAAAGTTCCGGGCTCAGATTCATCTGCATTGACAACAAGGTGTCTCGGAACGCCTTCAGGCTTTGCCAGAAAGCTCCATTTCATCCCTGTTGGGAATCCAGCTCCACCACGTCCTCTTAGTCCTGAAGCTTTTACTTCTTCAAGAATTTCGTCAGGAGTCATCTTCAAGGCTTTTTCGGCTGCTGTATAACCTCCCTGTTTACGGTACGTTTCAAAGTAGCGAATACCTTCTATATGTGCGTCTTTAAGTAAAAGTTTTTTACTCATTGTTATTTGCTTATTGCAATTGGCGTGTAGCTTCTTGCATTAATTATGATTAAACGTTAAGTGAATAATTTAAAATCTAAAATGTAGAGTTTAAAATTTCTATTAGTCTAAAGCAAGTTGTCCCTGTCTGCAAAGTTCAAGGATTTCGTCTACTTTTTCTATTGTTAAATTTTCATGAAAGAATTTTCCAAGCTGCATCATTGGTGCATATCCACATGCTCCAAGACATTCAGCTGGTTTTAATGTGAACATACCGTCTTCAGTAGTTTCTCCATCCTTAATATTCAGTTTGGTTCTGATATGGTCAAGGATTTTTTCGCTTCCGCAAACCATGCAAGGTCCTGTTCTGCAAACTTCCAAAACATATTTACCTACCGGCTTCATATTAAACATGGTATAGAAAGTAGCTACCTCATATACTTCAATCGGTTGGATACTTAATAGTTCGGCCACATAATCCATTACAGGAACATCTAACCATCCTCCGAATTCTTTCTGTGCTAAGTGAAGTACAGGAAGAAGAGCAGATTTCTGTCTTCCTTCAGGATATCTTGCGATAATTTTATGTACCTGTGCTAAACTTTCCGGTTTAAAAGCTATTGTTTCGCTCATTTTTTATCTAAGATTAAAGAACATAGAAAAAGAGAGAATAGACTCTGAAATTCGTGTCCTAAATTCAATTTATATTGGGTGATGAAAGTCTTTTATCTTTCATCTATTTTCTAAATTCTAATTATGCGTCTAATTCTCCCGCAATAATATTCATACTACACATCGTTACAATGGCATCTGAAATTACAGAACCTGTAATCATTTCAGGATATGCCTGATAGTAGATGAAACATGGTCTTCTGAAGTGAAGTCTGTAAGGGCTTCTTCCTCCGTCACTCACAAGATAGAATCCTAATTCTCCGTTTCCACCTTCTACAGCGTGGTAAACTTCTCCTTTAGGTACATCAGTTTCTCCCATTACAATTTTGAAATGGTAGATCAATGCTTCCATTTTCTGATATACATCTGCCTTTTCAGGAAGATAGAAGTCAGGAACATCCGCATGGAATGGCCCTTCCGGAAGATTTTCGTATGCTTGTTTGATAATTTTGATTGATTCCCAGATTTCCTGTTGACGAACCATGAAACGGTCGTAAGTATCTCCTGAAGTTCCTACAGGAATAATGAAGTCGAAATCTTCATAGGAAGAATAAGGCTGTGCAACTCTTACATCATAATCTACTCCTGCTGCACGTAAGTTGGGACCTGTGAAACCGTAGCTTAATGCTCTTTCGGCAGAAATGGCTCCTGTACCGATGGTTCTGTCCATAAAAATTCTGTTTCTTTCCAATAGGGTACAGAATTCTTTGAATCTTGGTGGGAACGTTTTTAAGAAGTCCTGTAATAACTCATGGAATTTTGGAGTGAAATCTCTCTCAAAACCTCCGATTCTTCCCATATTGGTTGTCATTCTGGCTCCGCAGATCTGCTCATACATATCATAAATACGTTCTCTTTCGATGAACATATAGGTAAGACCTGTAATAGCTCCTGAGTCCATTCCGGTTACCCCGTTACAGATCAGGTGGTCACCGATTCTTGCCAGCTCCATTAAGATAACACGCATATAGTCTACACGTTTTGGAACTTTAACGCCAATCAGTTTCTCTACTGTCATGTGCCAACCTAAGTTGTTGATTGGTGCAGAACAGTAATTCATACGGTCCGTAAGGGTAGTGATCTGAGAGTAGTTTCTTCTTTCAGAAATTTTCTCAAATGCTCTGTGGATATATCCTACCGTTTGCTCAGCGTGAAGAATTCTCTCTCCGTCCATCGTTAAGATATTCTGGAAAATCCCGTGAGTAGCAGGGTGGGTAGGCCCTAAATTGAGGGTGTATAATTGCCCGTCAATCTGTTCCTTACTTTCGTACTGGTTTAGTATATTAGATAATGAGTTATCTTTCATAATATATAATTGATAATTGATAAAAGATAATTGATAATGAATCAACCATCAGTAATCATTTATATTTTTTATCTTCCGAACATATTATCGTCCTTATCGGTTCTGGTACCGTCTTCAAGTCGATATTCTTTCAACATTGGGTGGTATCCCAGATCTTCCATATTCAAAATAGGTCTTAGATCCGGGTGTCCTTTAAATTTAATCCCATAGAAATCAAACGTCTCTCTTTCCATCCAGTTAGCTCCGGCATAGAGCTCAGTAAGAGAATCTACTTCAATATTTTCTCTGGACATGAATATTTTCAGACGTAATCTGAAATTGGCCATCATATTATGCAAATGGTAGACAACACCTATTTCCTTTTCAGGGAATTCAGGGTAATGAATACCACAGATATCCGTAAGGAAATTAAATTCCAAAGATGAATCTTTAAGGTAGTGAATAATCTTCTTGATATCTTCTTTCTTCACCTCAATGGTCAGCATTCCATAAGGCTCTGAGCTTGAAATAACAGATTCCGGAAATTCTCTTGTGATTGC is a window from the Chryseobacterium indologenes genome containing:
- the nuoL gene encoding NADH-quinone oxidoreductase subunit L yields the protein MENLVYAIVLLPLLGFLINGLFGKNLPKILVGSLATAMVFGSFCIAVSLFMNFNSESQPVIVKAFEWFRVNGVQINFGFQIDQLSLMMVMIITGIGSLIHLYSIGYMSHDKGFYKFFTYLNLFIFSMLLLVMGSNYLILFIGWEGVGLCSYLLIGFWYTNEEYGKAARKAFIMNRIGDLALLIGIFMIASQTNAVDYLSVAENASKFELDGTVIIFITASLFIGATGKSAQVPLYTWLPDAMAGPTPVSALIHAATMVTAGIYLVVRSNFLFTLAPTVQGGILFIGFLTAALAGFYALRQNDIKKVLAYSTVSQLGFMFIALGLGAYTTAMFHVMTHAFFKALLFLGAGSVIHAMSNEQDMRFMGGLKKYIPLTHATFLIGTLAISGFPLLSGMISKDEILVAAFAKNPIYWVILFVLAAITATYMFRLYYLTFHGEFRGTEEQKHHLHESPSNMTLPLIVLAILSVIGGFINLPHFIGHGHYAKLMEWLKPVLTEQSYSQMEATLSGVPFNTEMILLAATVLMFFSVWFIVRNTYVKKKKMAVAEENYTGWEKLSAKKLYVDELYNALIVKTVEGLGRGGKMFDKGILDRFVNFVGDGAEDSGKAMKRVQNGNVETYILIMSLAVGIILIVNFLLQ
- a CDS encoding 2Fe-2S iron-sulfur cluster-binding protein — its product is MSEEVKKFKITIDGQTTEVMPGTSILEAARQIGGKSVPPAMCYYSKLETSGGRCRTCLVEVSKGSEADPRPMPKLVASCRTNVMDGMEVKNLTSEKAQEGRKAVTEFLLVNHPLDCPICDQAGECHLQDLGYEHGVESTRTEFERNTYEADDLGPNIKLNMNRCILCARCVLTANQLTETREHGILFRGDHAEISTYLNKALDNDFIGNIIDVCPVGALTDRTARFASRVWFTKPMNASCKCDKCSGKAVVWMKGDEIVRVTARKDQWGEVEEFICDTCRFERKALSDWNIEGPRHIDRHSVISLNHYEKPKDELRVLDNPMAKEISEKDEKLS
- the nuoD gene encoding NADH dehydrogenase (quinone) subunit D, whose amino-acid sequence is MKDNSLSNILNQYESKEQIDGQLYTLNLGPTHPATHGIFQNILTMDGERILHAEQTVGYIHRAFEKISERRNYSQITTLTDRMNYCSAPINNLGWHMTVEKLIGVKVPKRVDYMRVILMELARIGDHLICNGVTGMDSGAITGLTYMFIERERIYDMYEQICGARMTTNMGRIGGFERDFTPKFHELLQDFLKTFPPRFKEFCTLLERNRIFMDRTIGTGAISAERALSYGFTGPNLRAAGVDYDVRVAQPYSSYEDFDFIIPVGTSGDTYDRFMVRQQEIWESIKIIKQAYENLPEGPFHADVPDFYLPEKADVYQKMEALIYHFKIVMGETDVPKGEVYHAVEGGNGELGFYLVSDGGRSPYRLHFRRPCFIYYQAYPEMITGSVISDAIVTMCSMNIIAGELDA
- the nuoE gene encoding complex I 24 kDa subunit family protein; the protein is MSETIAFKPESLAQVHKIIARYPEGRQKSALLPVLHLAQKEFGGWLDVPVMDYVAELLSIQPIEVYEVATFYTMFNMKPVGKYVLEVCRTGPCMVCGSEKILDHIRTKLNIKDGETTEDGMFTLKPAECLGACGYAPMMQLGKFFHENLTIEKVDEILELCRQGQLALD
- the nuoH gene encoding NADH-quinone oxidoreductase subunit NuoH, encoding MDLLTFKLILVLALFLLSLTIAAYSTWAERKVASIMQDRIGPNRAGPFGLLQPLADGGKFFFKEDFTPANAEKFLFVLGPALVMFISLITGAVIPWGKSLNIAGTSFDLQVANIDVGVLFIIGMASIGVYGIMIGGWASNNKYSLLGAIRASSQMISYELAMGLALLSIIMMTGSLDLKEITESQTTGKLWGVIPWVSGLNWNIFYQPIAFLVFFVAALAETNRHPFDLPECESELVTGYSTEYSSMKLGLYMFGEYVNMFISNAFMVVLFFGGYNYPGIEWVTQNWGENTAGILSIVAFLTKTVIGILIFMWIRWTLPRFRYDQLMHLGWKTLIPMALVNLLITGAVILAFAN
- a CDS encoding NADH-quinone oxidoreductase subunit C, which translates into the protein MTNEFVLEAITREFPESVISSSEPYGMLTIEVKKEDIKKIIHYLKDSSLEFNFLTDICGIHYPEFPEKEIGVVYHLHNMMANFRLRLKIFMSRENIEVDSLTELYAGANWMERETFDFYGIKFKGHPDLRPILNMEDLGYHPMLKEYRLEDGTRTDKDDNMFGR
- a CDS encoding NuoI/complex I 23 kDa subunit family protein yields the protein MKLTNRSKVVSNKEMTLAEKIYLPAIFTGMGITFKHAVRTVIKGAPAVYSYPEVQKPRTTIWRGQHVLKRDEEGRERCTACGLCAVACPAEAITMTAAERTKEEKGLYREEKYASVYEINMLRCIFCGMCEEACPKSAIYLTDRLVDVETNRGSFIYGKDKLVEKINERIDITTRQSEKQKNAVK
- the nuoF gene encoding NADH-quinone oxidoreductase subunit NuoF, giving the protein MSKKLLLKDAHIEGIRYFETYRKQGGYTAAEKALKMTPDEILEEVKASGLRGRGGAGFPTGMKWSFLAKPEGVPRHLVVNADESEPGTFKDRYLMEFLPHVLIEGMLISSYCLGSNVSYIYIRGEYSWIPDILEEAIEEAKAAGFLGKNILGTGFDCEIYVQRGGGAYICGEETALLESLEGKRGNPRLKPPFPAVKGLWERPTVVNNVESIAAIVPIIDITGAEYAKIGVGRSTGTKLISACGNINKPGVYEIDMTITVEEFIYSDEYCGGIKDGKRLKACIPGGSSVPIVPANLLLRTVNGEPRYMNYESLADGGFATGTMMGSGGFIVLDEDQCIVEHTMTLARFYNHESCGQCTPCREGTGWMYKILKKIEKGEGKMEDIDLLWDIQRKIEGNTICPLGDAAAWPVAAAIRHFRDEFEWHVKNPELSQTQNYGLAHYADPIPAVEKNA
- the nuoK gene encoding NADH-quinone oxidoreductase subunit NuoK, producing the protein MGEVNTFIQSIPLDYFIILSSVLFCLGVMGVLLRKNAIVILGCVELMLNSVNLLLAAFSAYKGNGDGQLLVFFIMVVAAAEVAVGLAIIAMLYRNTRSVDVSIFNKLRG
- a CDS encoding NADH-quinone oxidoreductase subunit J family protein — translated: MDQFLFFLVAFLAVASAVYFVFARNPLYAILSLIVTMFSIAGMYVLLNAQFLAIIQIIVYAGAIMVLFLYILMMLNLNKGDESKKNNTLKFVGVFTAGLLLVGVLGVFRGVQDKHIVVENVDRGIGLTKNLGRLLFNEYVLPFELASILILAGIVGAVLIGKKDL